In the Hydractinia symbiolongicarpus strain clone_291-10 chromosome 13, HSymV2.1, whole genome shotgun sequence genome, AAGGCTCAGACGCATATCGAGAACAACTACAAGTTTATAAAAGGTGTGTATTCTACTAGTACtgttggtgttgttgttgttgttgttgttgtttataattgttgttattattgctgTTGTGGTTGGATAAATATGCAACTTATTACTATGctataagtaaataaaaaaaaattcttaccaAGGGAACGTAAGAGTCTCGCGTCTAAAATATTGTGAATTTTTAGTAGCGGTATGCTTAAGCTGTTCCCAGGCTTGCTCTGCATTTTGTTCTCAGGGACTGCATTAATTGTCGATACATTATTTATTATCAGGCTTCGTCAGCAGCATCAGAAATTGATCATCCAGCTTGAACAGAAACAACAGCAAGAGATGTACGAACATAGAAAAGCCTTAGAAAGAGAATTCGAAAATCAAATGCACACGTTCGATAAAGAAATGGAGAAGTTAAAAATGAAACACAAGCAAGAACTGGAACAGAAGGTTCgctttgtttatgttttgtttcTATGACTACTGTTACAATGACGTTCGACGCGCCTGCACTCCCGCTGTGTGTGTGGCCAGCAGGAAAAGCTTTCAAAGCAACAAAAATCTATAATATCAAAGGTTTTGCAAAAATCCTTCtaccatttgttttttttttacttttacttctACATACATGCACATGCAAACACTTCATGACATGAAACACAAAACAAACAGTCTTTTTTCAACTCGACTTGTATTTTCATTTTCCTTCTTGATGCTTTCATTTTAATGGTTAACATCCACCAAGCACAAACACACCATTctgttttttaacaactttcaaCTAACCGCTTTTACTTTTTGTGGGGAATTGCTCGAGCGTGTTTTAATAACTTACCGAACAAATTATTTCCGCGAGTTTAGACAGCGATGCGCGATGCAAAAACGCTCACAGACAGCCCTTCGCCGAAAATTGCTGAGAtcagcataaaaatatataatgaagtgttttaaagaaaactaaaaatttaaccAATTGCTTAATAGTAATTTTAGACACCTATAGTGAATTGTGCATAGTACCATTAAAATTTAAAGCATCGACTTTGTGAGAATGACCACACTTTTCCCAAACTTTATGTAAGGAAAATACTTTTCCGACTTTctttgtgtctgtctgtctgtttggaCTAAACGAGGCAAGCTAACAAGGAAAGCCTTGAAATTTGAAAGAACCTTACTTGTGTaatcaaaacattaaaattatgagTCTTTAAATTCTGTATTATTATTTCGGCTAATGTTTATATCGATATGAAGTTTGGGAATTGTTTAGACCAACTCACAATTTTACATGCGTACACTAAAAAGACTTTACTTTATAACACGACTCCAACAGATAAAGTATAAATTGTCTAAActatttaaacagttaaaaaagaaaacactaaATTTTCATCAGGCAAAGCAAGGTATGGGCGACGAGAAAAAGTTGATACGTCAAATAAAAGAATGCCACGACGGCGAATTACGTCAAGTTACCAATCAAATGAAAAATGACTACAAGAGAGCCAAACAACAGTTAAAACAGGTAATtgtcatattttaaaagaagactTCACTTTGTTTTTCAACATCATACTATAATGCACAgaaatacaaataaattttgACTAAATCCTATttggattatttttttagcaggaGGAGGTTAACAAAAGGAACTCAGTCACACCGTCCCAACTTAAAGAGCAGTACGCTCAACACCAAAGAGCGGAGGAGGCTAGGAAGAATAATGAACATGTTGCTGCGATGGAGGAAGAGCTGCGAAGATACAGAAGGGATCAGTTAGGGCAACGTCAAACTCTAGAGAGACAATTACTCATTGAAGTAAGTTTGGTTGTTTTATTTTAGTAAGAGACGTAGTGTTTCGTAATTAAGTATGCTTTAAAAAAAGCCCCATGAAATATGCTACAGCTATGAACAATCTCTGCCTTAAAACTGCTTTGACATTTACTTCAACGCCTCTTGTATAAAAAGGTCATTTTAGAAAATAAGTATTCAGTGGTGACGGAAGACCTTGACCACAAAATTGAATCCTCACGAAATTTTAGAACAGAGTTCCTTAACTTTATGTTGCGTCCTAACCTAGCAAAGCTATTTCTGTCTTCTCGTTAAAATATCTATAATTAACGTAGTAATTTTTAAGGCTTCAATGGGTGTTAAAAACAAACTGGCTTAGACTCGTATATTTCGTACCTAAGAAATAGTATTAAGGCCAACTTTGACTGTATATTTTCGTGCTAAGAAGTATTTCTGAGGCTACATTTGTCTGTATGTTTACCTAAAAATAGTATAAAGGATTACTTTGACTTAATGCTTGGCTACATAGGGAATAGTATAAAGGCTAACTTTTATTATATGCATAcctagaaaataatataaaggcTAACTTTGTCTCTATGCTTCTCTAGGAAATGAACACATTGCAATCTCAGAAGGATCAAGCTCATCAAATGTTATCACGTCATCATCAGTGTACGCAGGAGCTTGAGTACAAGCAATTGAATAGTATGCATCGACTACGTAAAGAACAACAATCTAATCTCCATGAAACTGAGAGAGACAATCAATCAGAGTATAACAAGAAAGCAGAAATGGAATTGCAAAAGAAACACCTGTTGGAGATTAGACAAAGACCAAAAACACTCAAGGTTCGTGGTAACCGTATCAGGAAATTCTAGTTATGTCACTTTAATCCTGTTTATACCCCTTTTTGGCATAAACGCATACGTTAGATTGGTATAGACCTTCGTGTAGACTTTTAACTTCTAGGTGCATGATCTATACGGTTACGTAATTcacaagtaaattttatttagGCTCAGGAACTTAAAGTGAAGAAGCAGTTTAACGAGACGTGCAAAGTACAAGAACGACAATATAAAATGCTGCGTAAGCAGATGCTTGCAAATGCACCACGCGAGCAACACCGCGAAATAATGCAGAAGTTTAAGGAAGACCGTACCAGAAAGTTTGCTGAGCTGAGTTTACAATACGATCAGAGTATAAACGACCTGCTACAGAAGCAAAAGGTATTATTTACAGTTATGAAAATGGAAAGgtgtttttcatttgtttttcgttttattAACGTTTTGTACCTTCAACTAGGTTCGTCTTGATGAGCTTCAGTTGCAAGAACTTGAAGCATTACGCATTCAGTTGCAAGAAGAACAAACGGTGTTGGATACTTATCAAGCCAAACAATCTGCTCATTTGAGAGCTCACATTGACAAAGAGTTGAAAGATCTTCAAGATAGGGTGGCGTTACGAAAAGCACTGTTAGAAGAGAGGGTATGGTTTCGTCAGTTTATTTCTCTGCATTATGCTGATTGGTTTAAATTGTGTCACTGATATGTACTTCTATTTTTTGCAGATGTTTGAAGAAAGCACCCGTCTACAAGACATTCGTTTGGAACGCTTAAAGGAGATGCAAAATCGTCACCAAATAGAACTAGCAGAATTCGACACAATATCTCGTCGCCACTTGGAGAGCCCGCGATCGAGTCGGTCGAGCTTTACCAGTGTGGGGAGTAGTCCTCGAATTAGTCGAGCTTTTAATCAGGGTAGCTCTCGGGACAGTAACAGGTCTTTGGGAACGCCGGGCACACGTTTTGCTCAGCCAAGTCGAGCTAGTTCCGTGAGCATGACCAGTCTCCAGTCTAGCGGCAGCTCGAATCGCAGTGGTGATATGACGCAGTATAATAGTCAACTACAGCCAGCACACAGCGTTAGCAATGTCAccagcacgcgctcaagaaacgACAATCGCAATGGAAATATCGAAAGATTATCGTATTATGAGTCAAATCGAAGATGAGACCGTGCGACAACGTGTGTGGGTAATCACCCACCTGATTAACAGGTGAAGAACACGTGTCAATCACGTCTATATATCAATGCATGTATTATCGCCTTTGGATCAATACGTGATCATGAAGTCTATACCGGTGATGATTTTGGTGATAGTTTCAAGGCGTTTCTagttaatatttaaaatgcaaTATTTAGATATCGTAGAATTTTAAATCCACATTTGACATATCTCAATCCTCAATGGAACAAACTTTATCGTCATTTACCTTGCTGTCCTTtatctttgtttacaaaattttctcGCCTCGATTGCTAACACTTCATGTTCCGTCATTTTAATGTTCTCACATAACTCGTACATGAAAGTCGTGGAAAGTTTTCATAGGGAATATCCTTTTCAGATTATATGGAAAgagtatttttttatcatcgttttatttcttaaaaagaaaaaagaaactccTAATAAATCGAAAACAGTTAATACATTTTTCCGCTCAGGCGGAATTTTAACGCCCAGTCATGTACTTTTAACGCCCAGTCATGTACTTTTATAATAGTTCAAAGACCAGTGCTCATAAAAATGGCCATGGCACTTTTTTGGTATGTACATAtatttcttaaattgttttctgtACCCATGTGCTGAAATAAAGAATTTCGCAAATAATATACGCAGTGTGTCTTTCGTGTTGTATTTACGTGAAGTATTGTTGCATAGCGACGCCCTCGCGCATTTCATGAGTTGTACATCCAACGATTCAAGAATGGAAATACGAATGAAAGGGAAGTTGCTTTCAAAATAGCGAATGAGCGAATTCATAAATAGCGAGTGAGCGAGCTTATTaatgtttattaaaattattaataattacGTTAATTAATCAATAATCAAATTTCCTATCAATAATAAccctaaaaataacaataaatgaTTAGGCTTCATCGACTTCCATAATCTTAATTAAATTTATTAGTCTGTAACCTGTTgattatatatcgcattttgtgtaTCCGTAACATAATTACAAAATCGAGACAGTGACAGACAACTGGTATTAGAGATTGCAATATCGCTTATAATTTCGTCCATGGTAATTTTCGAATTTCCGCTTGCGGGCAAGTCAATTTAATGTTTCCATTGACGGCttttcaacaaatttaaaaatagctaTGCCACATGCTACGTTAGTGGCCAATGTTGGAACACAACAGtcctgataattttttttaattttagcgcATTAAATTTCGCTAACTTAGCGcaaatttgcgaaatttttgTGCtcgagaaatgtttttttttttttaaaacatttttaaaaattaaagcgAAATATTAGAGTTctagaagtaattttttttattattatattattatatattattatttttattatttattttctccTTAAATAACACAGTATTTTTGAGGTTTGTGGTGTAATAGCATTTGTCAAATTATTCAACTTTCTTGAAATATCTAGCATTAATTTACTCAGGCAGCCAATGTCCGCGAAAATCCAACTATCGATTCGCAAAAATCATTACTCGCGACGCTTTTTGAGACACgcgaaataaaatattaaatattttgtctgcttttataaaatatatgcaAAGAAATGTgacgatatttttgtttttaactcgtTCGAGGTCTGACTATATTAAAAATAGGTAAAGTAACACAGCAAAAAACTTCATTCGTCAAAAAAAACTCGGTAAAAATgcttcttcatttaaaaaaaagatagttAAATGTTTGTTCGTCTTTTTActatattgttatttaaaaCTTCAATAAGAACATTCTTCAGGGTGTCCCCACTCCGTCAAAAATGTCAAGAATTTTGAAAGTAAGCAAAATATCAGGGATatgtttttatgaaatgtcaggaaaaGGTTAGGAATTTTAGGTTTAGTTGGTAAATCAACTATCTTTAGTTTGCAAAATATTGACAAGGGATTAAACTTaggaattgttttaaaaaaaatagcattatttttcaacaaatctgTTACATCAATATGtttgttatttaaatttatatttttaaggtAATTCAAGGTTCTTGTAGTATGAAATTCCCTAAATGTCAAAAGTGTCAGAAATCTcaggaaaatgaagatttgaTATTGAGTGGACACTCTGTTCTTGTGCGTAACTATTGGTAACCGTGTTTTATCTCTTTTACCCAGGTTAAGCAAGGCATGGCGGATGAGAAAAGGttgatcaaaaaaatcaaagatgaTCAAGACGGCGAGCTTCGTCAACTTTCTGTTCAAGTTAAAACTGActtcaaaaaagcaaaactaCAACTCAAACAGGTAACTTGCtatgatttgtttttattttgttgccaCGTCCTAAAAGCACTGAACATTTCAAAGAATGTTAGGTAGATAGTCTCAGAGCTTTTGCCGCCATCATGCATTTATCTGTTAAATTAATGCGCCTTTACTGTCCATGCTTTTAGACGAAAAAATTTTCTCACATGCTATGATATATAGGGTTCAGTGTATCATCGCGTAATTACTCTCGcggaaaatatacaaaaaaaacataatggcaCAAAAATCGTCTATTGTAAAGActcataaaaatttattttgatatttttgtgaaAAGTGTGGACTTGTTAATAACGTAATGGA is a window encoding:
- the LOC130624231 gene encoding serine/threonine-protein kinase TAO1-like isoform X1, with the protein product MPHPKGGHKNPEYAGLFSDADPEKVFHDLREIGHGSFGAVFYARNVQNEAVAIKKMSFTGKNSTEKWQDIVKEVQFFIGLKHENCVRYHACYLKDHTAWLVMEYCLGSASDILEVHKKSLTENECAAICHGALFGLAHLHKNNRIHRDIKAGNILLSEKGVVKLADFGSASMKAPANSFVGTPYWMSPEVILAMDEGQYDGKVDIWSMGITCIELAERKPPLFNMNAMSALYHIAQNDPPKLTVGKWSSEFNDFVAKCLAKLPGDRPSADELLKEPFVTRQRPANTLFELIERTKKAVKALDKANYNRMKIIMEDSDGQEDEMPSAKAVGHNGSVTDGKTPLEEDVRKLSVTSHGSSESEYEKPDSTSDPIIISRRVKVPDVDDRFATLRPAQMVARQMHEHQGSDAYREQLQVYKRLRQQHQKLIIQLEQKQQQEMYEHRKALEREFENQMHTFDKEMEKLKMKHKQELEQKAKQGMGDEKKLIRQIKECHDGELRQVTNQMKNDYKRAKQQLKQQEEVNKRNSVTPSQLKEQYAQHQRAEEARKNNEHVAAMEEELRRYRRDQLGQRQTLERQLLIEEMNTLQSQKDQAHQMLSRHHQCTQELEYKQLNSMHRLRKEQQSNLHETERDNQSEYNKKAEMELQKKHLLEIRQRPKTLKAQELKVKKQFNETCKVQERQYKMLRKQMLANAPREQHREIMQKFKEDRTRKFAELSLQYDQSINDLLQKQKVRLDELQLQELEALRIQLQEEQTVLDTYQAKQSAHLRAHIDKELKDLQDRVALRKALLEERMFEESTRLQDIRLERLKEMQNRHQIELAEFDTISRRHLESPRSSRSSFTSVGSSPRISRAFNQGSSRDSNRSLGTPGTRFAQPSRASSVSMTSLQSSGSSNRSGDMTQYNSQLQPAHSVSNVTSTRSRNDNRNGNIERLSYYESNRR